In a single window of the Acetivibrio clariflavus DSM 19732 genome:
- a CDS encoding carbohydrate kinase family protein codes for MKYDIITSGYVSLDRIIKTQTPVRYGYTSIIENSNNAKIYYGGCQTNIAYLTAKLGLKALPIIRVGELDYKETGFLEYLESVGVCLDAVEIIPNETTSNCYLIADSNNNHITIFYPGAMDGKYAESIKDEFFEETRLGVMTVGSYEDNVEFFNKCMKHNVPLVFGMKCDFDAFPEEFFRKVLFSSKIIFTNQGEREEIERMFKLESITELFQKGSAEIIVTTLGKNGSMYFQKTDEGIVSNTIEAAEFGKVVDTTGSGDAYMSGFLYGYANGKSVEECCNMGSVLSSFIIEKVGCTTNAPTQEEFLERYKKFISQEGK; via the coding sequence ATGAAATACGATATTATAACCAGCGGCTATGTAAGCCTTGACAGGATTATTAAAACGCAAACTCCTGTAAGATATGGATACACTTCAATTATTGAAAACAGCAATAATGCCAAAATCTATTATGGCGGCTGTCAAACCAATATTGCCTATCTTACTGCAAAACTAGGATTGAAGGCACTTCCCATAATTCGAGTGGGAGAGTTGGATTATAAAGAAACGGGATTTTTAGAATACTTAGAAAGCGTTGGGGTATGCCTTGATGCAGTTGAAATTATTCCTAATGAAACTACCTCTAACTGCTACCTCATTGCAGACTCAAACAACAATCATATAACTATTTTTTATCCCGGTGCAATGGATGGAAAATATGCAGAAAGTATTAAGGATGAATTTTTTGAGGAGACACGCCTTGGCGTAATGACAGTGGGCTCATATGAAGATAATGTGGAGTTTTTCAATAAATGCATGAAGCACAACGTTCCATTGGTTTTCGGAATGAAATGTGATTTTGATGCCTTCCCTGAAGAATTCTTTAGAAAAGTATTGTTTTCCAGCAAAATTATTTTCACTAATCAAGGTGAAAGGGAAGAAATTGAACGAATGTTCAAGCTTGAATCTATAACGGAGCTTTTTCAAAAGGGAAGTGCGGAAATCATAGTTACCACCCTTGGTAAAAACGGAAGCATGTACTTCCAAAAAACCGATGAAGGAATAGTTTCAAATACCATCGAAGCTGCTGAATTCGGTAAAGTTGTAGATACTACAGGTTCCGGAGATGCTTATATGTCAGGATTCCTTTATGGATACGCGAACGGCAAGAGTGTTGAGGAATGCTGCAATATGGGAAGTGTTCTTTCTTCGTTTATTATTGAAAAGGTGGGATGCACTACCAATGCTCCAACCCAGGAAGAATTCTTGGAACGTTATAAGAAATTTATATCACAGGAAGGAAAATAA
- a CDS encoding cysteine hydrolase family protein, translating to MSKSALIIVDMLKDFTDPKGLVYYPQNREVLPRIKRVLEECRKHGLLVIFLQHCYRKDKFDKNLQNMRPNCIEGTDGIEIDPMLEVDPVKDYVIRKRRYSGFVGTDLDMVLRENKIENVIIVGTKTNCCIRATVTDAYNLDYLPIVVSDCVATNDEVVNQVHLTDIKKYLGKVVTSEELFALMDKGEISG from the coding sequence TTGAGTAAGTCAGCTTTGATTATTGTAGATATGCTTAAAGATTTTACCGATCCGAAAGGATTGGTATACTACCCCCAGAATAGGGAAGTGCTGCCGAGAATAAAACGAGTGTTGGAGGAGTGCAGAAAACACGGACTTTTGGTTATCTTCCTCCAGCACTGTTACCGGAAAGACAAATTTGATAAAAATCTTCAGAATATGAGGCCTAACTGTATTGAGGGGACCGATGGGATTGAAATAGATCCTATGCTGGAAGTGGACCCTGTTAAAGATTATGTGATAAGAAAGAGAAGATACAGCGGTTTTGTGGGAACCGACCTTGATATGGTTCTGAGGGAAAATAAGATTGAGAATGTAATCATAGTGGGTACAAAAACCAACTGCTGTATCCGGGCGACAGTTACCGATGCTTATAACCTTGATTATCTGCCCATTGTAGTGTCGGATTGTGTAGCAACTAATGACGAGGTTGTCAATCAAGTGCATTTGACAGATATAAAAAAATACTTAGGCAAGGTTGTTACTTCTGAAGAATTATTTGCTCTTATGGACAAAGGAGAGATTTCCGGATGA
- a CDS encoding ABC transporter permease, translating to MNLTNNILYDMIYHSTPILLAVLGGLFAHKANVLNIGLEGMMLMGAFSSALAVMITGSLWMGLLISVLLTLILGWIFALLSVKFKSNFIITGFGINLFVTALSAFVLKYLKIANINVSSTVSVSDLKIHIPIIKDIPIIGSLLSGHTAITYTAFLLIIVVSIVLYDTKFGVYVRVVGENEEAAKSVGINVNAIKYAAVLIGAALCALAGMELSVERLALFTNGMTAGRGFIAIAAIYCGRGEPLKCSLYAILFGLAKSLAINLALFAGPVSGLFEMVPYLTIVVVLLVVSVIQNRNNNLRGFKLE from the coding sequence ATGAATCTAACTAATAACATATTATATGATATGATTTACCACAGTACGCCCATCCTATTGGCTGTATTGGGAGGACTGTTTGCCCATAAAGCCAACGTACTTAATATAGGGCTTGAAGGTATGATGCTGATGGGGGCTTTCTCCAGCGCCTTGGCAGTTATGATTACAGGAAGTCTGTGGATGGGACTTTTGATTAGCGTCTTGCTAACACTTATTCTAGGATGGATATTCGCTCTACTGAGTGTAAAGTTTAAAAGTAATTTCATTATTACGGGATTTGGAATCAACTTGTTTGTTACAGCCCTAAGTGCCTTTGTACTCAAGTATTTAAAAATTGCGAATATAAATGTAAGTTCTACAGTAAGTGTTTCCGACTTAAAAATTCATATTCCGATAATTAAGGATATACCTATCATTGGAAGCCTGTTAAGCGGACATACTGCCATTACCTATACTGCTTTTCTTTTGATAATAGTAGTGAGCATTGTGTTATACGATACAAAGTTTGGCGTTTATGTAAGAGTAGTTGGAGAAAATGAGGAAGCGGCTAAATCGGTAGGTATCAATGTAAATGCAATTAAATATGCTGCGGTGCTTATAGGTGCGGCACTTTGTGCTCTCGCCGGAATGGAGCTTTCCGTTGAAAGGCTTGCGCTCTTTACAAACGGTATGACAGCAGGGAGAGGTTTTATAGCAATTGCTGCAATTTACTGCGGCAGAGGTGAACCGTTAAAATGCTCTTTATATGCCATACTCTTCGGTCTCGCCAAATCTCTTGCCATCAATCTGGCTCTGTTTGCCGGGCCTGTATCGGGATTGTTTGAGATGGTACCTTATTTGACCATAGTAGTAGTGCTGCTTGTGGTTTCTGTCATACAAAATCGCAACAACAATTTAAGGGGGTTCAAACTTGAGTAA
- a CDS encoding ABC transporter permease: protein MKKKNEILSNIYSILIPIIIALFVGGIIIAAIGENPFLTYQIMIQKSLFSVKGILKTLHFASPLILTGLAIAITFKANIFNMGVEGAAVLGGFFAGVVGFSIKGINPVLHIMLCLLTGMIVGMVFTLIPAVLKAYFKVNEMVVTLMLNYVVVEVVKYLAQGVFKDPASGYVATYAINDSAMFNKILNSDLTMFFFLALIVFAILYVIFKKSKLGFEITAIGKNPEFSEATGMKVAKKIIFIMLISGAVSGLAGAGYLMSEKYRFTLDFSGSPGLGWDGMLIALLGNHNPIGVLIAAVFYAALKTGSEYIGLFTNVPKDIVGVIQGILILCLSVRFVKQNSGLFDKLTGIFKPGSRKTKSNEC, encoded by the coding sequence ATGAAAAAGAAGAATGAGATTTTATCAAATATCTATAGTATCTTAATACCTATAATTATAGCACTTTTTGTTGGTGGAATAATAATTGCAGCAATTGGTGAAAACCCGTTTCTAACTTACCAAATTATGATACAGAAATCTCTTTTTAGTGTCAAGGGAATTTTGAAAACACTGCATTTTGCATCACCCTTGATTTTGACTGGACTAGCCATTGCCATTACCTTTAAAGCCAATATATTCAATATGGGTGTGGAAGGTGCAGCAGTTCTGGGCGGCTTCTTTGCCGGTGTTGTTGGTTTTAGCATTAAAGGCATAAATCCGGTTCTTCATATAATGCTATGCCTTCTTACAGGTATGATTGTCGGTATGGTTTTTACACTCATTCCTGCAGTTCTGAAAGCTTACTTCAAGGTTAATGAAATGGTTGTTACCTTAATGTTGAATTATGTAGTGGTTGAGGTTGTCAAATACCTTGCACAGGGAGTGTTTAAGGACCCGGCTTCCGGATACGTTGCAACCTATGCAATTAATGATAGTGCCATGTTTAATAAGATTTTAAACAGCGACTTGACAATGTTTTTCTTTCTGGCACTTATAGTATTTGCTATTCTCTATGTGATTTTCAAGAAATCGAAGCTGGGTTTTGAAATTACTGCAATAGGAAAAAATCCGGAGTTTTCCGAAGCTACCGGAATGAAAGTGGCTAAAAAGATTATTTTTATAATGCTTATCAGTGGAGCTGTGAGCGGTTTGGCAGGTGCCGGATACCTAATGAGTGAGAAATACAGGTTTACTCTTGATTTTTCAGGAAGCCCGGGACTTGGCTGGGATGGTATGTTAATAGCATTGCTCGGTAATCACAATCCTATTGGAGTACTAATTGCAGCGGTGTTCTATGCAGCTTTGAAAACAGGCAGTGAATATATCGGATTGTTTACCAATGTACCCAAGGACATTGTAGGTGTTATTCAGGGAATACTCATTTTATGTCTTTCCGTAAGGTTTGTAAAGCAAAACAGCGGCCTATTTGATAAGTTGACAGGGATATTTAAACCGGGAAGCAGAAAGACAAAAAGCAATGAGTGTTGA
- a CDS encoding ABC transporter ATP-binding protein yields the protein MNAIEAVNLTKKYGDFVANDNISLSIVKGEITAIVGENGAGKTTLMNMFYGLQRPTSGELYVSGKKVNFNTPLDAINCGLGMVHQHFKLVPSLTIFENILLGTEINRTTDFKGRLKIKWPLIDRKREREEIEKLIKDYKFELDPDVRVEDISIGAKQRVEILKMLYRNVDILIFDEPTAVLTPQEVDELLVSFKELKKQGKTIILITHKLREVMEVSDQVIVIKRGKVVGSKPTKQTNPEEIATMMVGHEVTLQVQREKKSVDKNKVAYKVSGLSTTNNSGKKVLDNINFEIREGEILGIAGVEGNGQSELVKVLSGLMVSTEGNVQLYGEDITNKWPDELRKAGVGIIPEDRYAQGLCKEMSLSDNLIAGYHDDEKFCKHGILNKKNISKNRDILLEKYDIRVADPEGAVSQLSGGNAQKVIIAREFDSNPKVLIASQPTRGVDIGSIEFIHNKILELRRQNKAILLVSSELSEIMGLSDRIIVMYKGKIIGEVEGDKADSSKLGLLMAGITQ from the coding sequence ATGAACGCAATTGAAGCTGTAAATTTAACAAAAAAATATGGAGATTTTGTTGCCAATGACAATATAAGTCTTTCCATCGTGAAAGGCGAAATCACTGCTATTGTAGGAGAAAACGGAGCAGGAAAAACAACTCTCATGAACATGTTTTACGGTTTACAGCGGCCAACCTCCGGAGAATTGTATGTATCAGGCAAAAAGGTAAACTTCAATACCCCCCTTGACGCGATAAATTGCGGGTTAGGTATGGTGCATCAGCATTTTAAGCTGGTGCCCAGTCTGACCATATTTGAAAATATACTGCTTGGTACAGAGATAAATAGGACTACGGATTTTAAAGGCAGATTAAAAATTAAATGGCCGCTCATAGATAGAAAACGTGAGAGAGAAGAAATTGAAAAGCTGATTAAGGATTACAAATTTGAACTGGACCCAGATGTACGAGTTGAGGACATTTCAATAGGAGCTAAGCAGCGGGTAGAGATTTTAAAAATGCTCTATCGAAATGTTGATATTCTGATTTTTGATGAACCGACAGCTGTACTTACGCCGCAGGAAGTTGATGAACTGCTGGTCAGCTTTAAAGAATTGAAGAAACAAGGCAAAACCATTATTCTTATAACTCATAAGCTTCGTGAGGTTATGGAAGTTAGTGACCAGGTCATTGTTATTAAAAGGGGCAAGGTTGTCGGAAGCAAACCTACAAAGCAGACAAATCCCGAGGAGATTGCTACGATGATGGTGGGCCATGAAGTTACACTTCAGGTTCAAAGGGAAAAGAAGTCTGTTGATAAAAACAAGGTAGCTTATAAAGTAAGTGGTTTGTCTACGACAAACAATTCCGGGAAAAAAGTTTTGGACAATATAAATTTTGAAATCAGGGAAGGCGAAATTCTTGGAATTGCCGGAGTAGAAGGCAACGGACAGAGCGAGCTTGTAAAAGTATTATCCGGACTTATGGTTTCAACGGAAGGTAATGTCCAGCTTTATGGTGAGGATATAACCAACAAGTGGCCCGATGAACTTCGCAAAGCTGGAGTGGGAATAATTCCCGAGGATCGTTATGCCCAGGGGCTCTGCAAAGAAATGTCCCTTAGTGATAATCTGATTGCCGGTTATCATGATGATGAAAAGTTTTGTAAACATGGAATTTTGAATAAGAAGAATATTTCTAAAAACAGGGATATTCTTCTGGAGAAATACGACATAAGGGTAGCCGATCCTGAAGGCGCGGTATCACAGCTTTCCGGAGGAAATGCTCAAAAGGTCATTATTGCAAGGGAATTTGATTCAAATCCCAAGGTTTTGATTGCAAGTCAGCCAACCCGCGGTGTTGATATCGGTTCCATTGAATTTATTCACAATAAGATACTTGAGCTTAGAAGACAAAATAAAGCAATACTTTTGGTTTCAAGTGAACTTAGTGAAATAATGGGTCTAAGCGACAGAATAATTGTTATGTACAAAGGTAAAATTATTGGAGAGGTTGAAGGGGATAAGGCCGACAGTTCAAAGCTGGGACTGCTGATGGCTGGCATCACCCAATAA
- a CDS encoding BMP family lipoprotein has translation MKKINLVRTIAVVAIVIMLIPLVFTGCSNKSKNLGVALITSAAGANDKGYNQSAIKGLEKAKEKLGIDYKVVESTDIPGSLTQLAEAGYKLIFSLEYNFDALINGVGGNKPIAEQYPDTTFVIFNDNPNVNADGATIHNNVISVLFDVHEASFMAGVLSVLVNENAKVLFNEQDYNFTEGDAGRKIGFLGGSKSNGITVFSYGYAEGINYMAEQLGVHYTYYSDYNAGFSDSAAGATKANTYYQDGANIVNAVAGSVGDGVDSKAKEVKKLSIEVDANKDDNQPGYVLTSVLKNTEVPVYEIVEKFKNNELDQMKGKTLTYDLASGATGITDLSTIGSKITDAGKEKWAEIKNELSTVASKIASGEIKVTNAQAGESFDKSKLTHLSMPND, from the coding sequence ATGAAAAAAATCAATTTAGTAAGAACCATTGCAGTCGTTGCAATAGTCATCATGCTTATACCTCTTGTGTTTACCGGATGTTCAAACAAATCGAAAAATTTGGGAGTTGCTCTTATCACTTCAGCAGCAGGTGCTAATGACAAGGGCTATAACCAGTCGGCTATAAAAGGTCTTGAAAAAGCCAAGGAAAAATTGGGAATCGATTATAAAGTTGTAGAATCTACAGATATTCCAGGCAGTCTCACTCAGCTCGCCGAAGCTGGATATAAGTTGATATTCAGTCTTGAATACAATTTTGATGCTCTTATAAATGGTGTTGGCGGAAACAAGCCAATTGCAGAGCAGTATCCGGATACTACTTTCGTAATCTTCAATGACAATCCCAATGTTAATGCAGATGGTGCCACAATCCATAATAATGTTATATCAGTACTTTTTGATGTGCATGAAGCATCTTTCATGGCAGGCGTGCTAAGTGTTTTGGTTAATGAAAATGCAAAAGTTCTCTTTAATGAGCAGGATTATAATTTCACTGAAGGAGATGCGGGGAGAAAAATAGGATTCCTTGGTGGCTCAAAATCCAATGGTATTACAGTATTTAGCTATGGATATGCTGAAGGTATTAACTATATGGCAGAACAGTTAGGCGTTCATTACACTTATTACAGTGATTACAATGCAGGCTTCTCCGATTCTGCGGCAGGTGCCACAAAAGCCAACACCTATTATCAGGACGGTGCCAATATAGTTAATGCAGTGGCAGGTTCTGTTGGTGACGGAGTAGATTCAAAGGCAAAAGAAGTAAAGAAGCTGTCGATAGAAGTTGATGCCAACAAAGACGATAACCAGCCGGGTTACGTTTTGACAAGTGTATTGAAGAATACAGAAGTTCCTGTTTATGAAATTGTTGAGAAATTTAAGAACAATGAACTGGATCAGATGAAGGGAAAAACACTAACCTATGATCTGGCTTCCGGTGCAACAGGTATTACTGACTTAAGTACAATAGGATCAAAGATTACTGATGCAGGTAAAGAAAAATGGGCTGAGATAAAAAATGAACTTTCAACTGTGGCCAGTAAAATTGCCAGTGGTGAAATAAAGGTAACTAATGCCCAGGCCGGCGAATCTTTTGACAAGTCAAAGTTAACCCATCTCTCCATGCCCAATGACTAA
- a CDS encoding GntR family transcriptional regulator: MTPKYYSVKKKILEMIDQEEIGPDGMLPSEREIMNMFGVSRITAKKAIDDLVKEGYVYRIQGKGTFVKNDKLNQDLVSLTSCTEDIIRMGMTPSKRLLSAEIITADQASMRQLHLCSGDKLFKVKRVYFADNEPLNLTTTYLPCKLFPGIENFDFGVESIYNVLENEYGTRITKATRTIEAVLAADEVAEILNIDEGEPILLFRAVTLGIVNGKEVPIEKFKTYYRTDKLKFCINQVR, from the coding sequence ATGACCCCAAAATATTATAGTGTAAAAAAGAAAATACTTGAAATGATTGATCAGGAAGAAATAGGCCCTGACGGCATGCTACCCAGCGAACGTGAGATTATGAATATGTTTGGAGTAAGCAGAATCACAGCAAAGAAAGCCATAGATGATTTGGTTAAAGAGGGGTATGTTTACCGTATACAGGGCAAAGGTACTTTTGTTAAAAATGATAAATTAAATCAGGATCTTGTATCCCTTACCAGTTGTACCGAGGATATTATCAGGATGGGAATGACACCGTCCAAACGTCTTCTGTCGGCTGAAATAATTACCGCTGACCAGGCTTCCATGAGGCAATTGCATTTATGTAGCGGAGATAAGCTCTTCAAAGTAAAACGTGTCTATTTTGCAGATAATGAGCCATTGAACCTGACAACTACCTATCTGCCGTGCAAGCTTTTCCCTGGAATAGAAAATTTCGATTTTGGGGTGGAATCCATTTATAATGTGCTGGAAAATGAATATGGCACACGTATTACCAAAGCTACAAGAACAATTGAGGCTGTGCTGGCAGCCGATGAAGTGGCTGAAATTCTTAATATAGATGAGGGTGAACCGATTCTTCTGTTCAGAGCTGTTACCTTAGGTATAGTTAACGGCAAGGAGGTACCTATCGAAAAATTTAAAACCTATTACAGGACAGATAAACTGAAATTCTGCATTAATCAAGTCAGATAA
- a CDS encoding flavodoxin family protein — protein sequence MKALIVYYSMYSNTEKIANVFAKKINADLINLKESNEIKIDNYDLIGFGSGVYRESLSSKLLNCVEKLDLKGKNVFVFSTSGIGARFYNNKLLKILRSKGAICKGSFACKGYYTTTEIKKNMIFELFRKLSEGHPDEKDIQKAEKFIDNMIKSI from the coding sequence ATGAAAGCTTTAATTGTGTACTACTCTATGTACAGCAATACTGAAAAGATAGCTAATGTATTTGCAAAAAAAATAAATGCAGACTTAATTAATCTAAAGGAATCTAATGAGATTAAAATTGACAATTATGATTTAATTGGCTTTGGATCTGGAGTTTACAGGGAAAGCCTATCCTCAAAACTTCTTAATTGTGTTGAAAAACTTGACTTAAAGGGAAAAAATGTTTTTGTATTTTCTACAAGTGGGATTGGAGCAAGGTTTTATAATAATAAACTGCTTAAAATTTTAAGGTCAAAAGGTGCAATATGCAAAGGCAGCTTTGCTTGCAAAGGATATTATACAACTACAGAAATCAAAAAGAACATGATATTTGAGCTTTTTAGAAAGCTTTCCGAGGGACATCCCGATGAAAAAGATATCCAAAAAGCAGAAAAATTTATTGATAATATGATAAAATCGATATAA
- a CDS encoding right-handed parallel beta-helix repeat-containing protein, translating to MSRKISVHISFLIALSMILTAFISMSTTVKANEIKDIVYGDLNGDGNADSIDYATLKMYLVGIIQLSEKQLKASDLNLDGDVNSIDFAHFKRYLLGMIKSLPVEPVEATPTPVITTPTPTSIIPTPTSFVKEGDIVLEPNGSMTLEQAIKSIQPGNTIYLKSGTYKYSKTIVIAEGNNGYPGAYKKIASYGNDKPIIDFSAMAENSSNRGIVLAGNYWHIKNIAIHGAGDNGMLVAGHNNIIEACNFMYNRDSGLQLSRYNSSYTTKDKWPSNNLIVDCYSAENMDSRAEDADGFAAKLTCGEGNIFRNCKAEFNCDDGWDLYTKSDTGAIGVVIMENCEASNNGKYRSGRLTGGDGNGFKLGDDTASVPHILKNCTANYNVKHGFTGNGNPARIVMENCSGTGNGGKLFDRLNNAIFR from the coding sequence ATGTCCAGAAAGATTTCAGTGCATATATCATTTTTGATTGCATTATCAATGATTTTGACTGCTTTCATTTCCATGTCAACAACGGTGAAAGCCAATGAAATTAAAGATATAGTTTACGGTGACTTAAATGGAGACGGGAATGCAGATTCTATCGATTATGCAACATTGAAAATGTATTTGGTGGGAATTATCCAGCTATCGGAAAAACAGCTTAAAGCCAGTGACTTAAATCTTGACGGTGATGTAAACTCCATTGACTTTGCACACTTCAAACGTTATTTATTAGGAATGATTAAAAGTTTACCCGTTGAACCTGTGGAAGCAACACCTACGCCTGTAATAACAACACCGACTCCTACCAGCATAATACCGACACCGACAAGTTTTGTAAAAGAAGGAGACATCGTTCTTGAGCCAAATGGTTCAATGACTTTGGAACAGGCAATCAAATCCATACAACCGGGAAATACCATATATCTTAAGTCAGGAACCTATAAATACTCAAAAACAATTGTAATAGCTGAAGGCAATAACGGTTATCCTGGAGCATACAAGAAAATAGCCTCCTACGGCAATGACAAGCCCATAATTGACTTTTCAGCAATGGCCGAAAACTCCTCCAATAGAGGAATTGTCCTGGCAGGCAATTACTGGCACATTAAAAATATTGCAATTCACGGTGCCGGAGACAACGGAATGCTGGTTGCAGGGCACAACAACATAATTGAAGCTTGCAATTTCATGTATAATCGTGATTCGGGACTTCAGTTGTCAAGATATAATTCTTCATATACCACAAAGGACAAATGGCCCAGCAACAACCTGATAGTAGATTGCTATTCTGCTGAAAATATGGACTCCCGTGCGGAAGATGCCGACGGTTTTGCTGCAAAGCTTACATGCGGCGAAGGCAATATTTTCAGGAACTGTAAAGCAGAATTCAACTGTGATGACGGCTGGGATTTGTATACAAAATCCGATACTGGAGCCATAGGCGTTGTAATTATGGAAAATTGTGAAGCAAGCAATAACGGTAAATATCGTTCAGGCAGGTTAACCGGCGGTGACGGCAACGGATTCAAATTAGGCGACGACACTGCCTCCGTTCCTCATATACTAAAAAACTGTACTGCCAATTATAACGTAAAGCATGGTTTCACCGGAAACGGCAACCCTGCAAGAATTGTTATGGAAAACTGCTCAGGTACAGGTAATGGCGGAAAGCTCTTTGACAGACTTAACAATGCCATTTTCAGATAG
- a CDS encoding dockerin type I repeat-containing protein, whose translation MRKLFKHNRQCFFSILILISLVIMILPSTAVAFKEQETANSKYAVGDINQDGTVNSLDYAMLKGYLLGMKEFSDIGQRILQADVNGDGCIDSLDFASFKLFLLKGIEFPSNRKINTFITTVEDEPLNLATYSRM comes from the coding sequence ATGAGAAAGTTGTTTAAACACAACAGGCAGTGTTTTTTTTCTATTTTAATTTTAATCTCCTTGGTAATTATGATTTTGCCATCGACTGCTGTAGCCTTTAAAGAGCAAGAAACTGCAAATTCAAAGTATGCTGTAGGAGATATAAATCAAGATGGTACTGTTAACTCTTTGGATTACGCTATGTTGAAGGGATACTTACTCGGTATGAAAGAATTTAGCGATATCGGTCAACGTATTTTGCAAGCAGATGTTAATGGAGATGGCTGTATAGATTCCTTAGACTTTGCATCTTTTAAACTGTTTCTTTTAAAAGGAATAGAATTTCCCAGTAATAGAAAGATAAATACATTTATAACAACGGTAGAAGACGAACCGTTAAATTTAGCAACATATTCGAGGATGTAA